From Microscilla marina ATCC 23134:
ATCCAAGATGTGTTAAGATGGCTTCCTATCATAATATTTTTTGGGTTATGTAACCTATCAAAAGGTTTTGTTACATAACCTGCCCCCATTCCGGCGATCAAGTTAAGCGTCAATCGGGGAGGAGATGTCGGATTTCGTCGGTTTTTGCCAAAAGTCAGGAGGCGTTTTTCGGCGGTTAGTTGCACACTATACGCTTTGCCAAGCATTGGGTCGTCGAAATCCAAGTAATTGAACGATAGCCCGACACGCGGATAATTGAAAGGTTTGTGCCACCATTTGCGCCCGTCGGTTTGTTGCAACACACGAAACTCAAAGGCATAAGGGTTGCCTCGCCCCAAATGTTGCCCGCCTCTAATGACAGAGGCTTTGTGCAAATACGTATCGAAACTCAATAGTTGTCGGTTTGTTTGTGCCTGTAAGCTAGCCATCTGACTGAACAACAGGCATATAAAATACAGTGTCTTGTTTTTCATAGTTCTCCATTAATCAGTTTGCCACTTCCTGAACCTTGTTGATTGATAACTTTTGGGCTTCCATAATAAATAATATTACCCACACCATTGATTGTAGCGTTTAGGGTATCGCTTACCGAAACCTCAACATTGCCCTCTGCTTGATGCAAAACCGTACAAGTTTTGGTTTGTAAATGTTTGCCCTTAAAGTGTCCGAAACCAACAGGTGGCGACCAATCACTACTTGTATGAATAAAAGCATAACGGGTGATGCCTGCCAAGTTGATATGCCCTATGTGCGTAAGTTTTGCGTGGAGTTGGTCAGTATGTACTAATAGGCGCAAATCGCCTTGGTAATTTGCACTAATATCGAGCCTTTGCGATTTTAAAGTATCCTTCGATTCAAGCACGTCATAACCACTGTGACTAATGCTTCGAAGTTGCGAATAAGGTATTTTCAGATAAGCCTTCCTTTTGGTAAGTCTATCACATTGCGGAATGGCGGTGCCGATGTTTAAGAGCTTGTCTTTATCGGTAATTTGTATATAGGGGATAATGTTTTTACTAGCGGTAATGGTCAATTCCTGGCTGTTATTTGGCGTAGGTGTGTCGGCTTGTTGCAAAATGCTGTGTACATGGCATTGCAAACCTATATTGATATGTTCGAAATTGGCGACCGTGCGCGTTGTTGTAATGGTTTTTCCTGCCGGTTTCAAACAGCGTGTATCACAGGCACTGACTACCAATAAAAGCAAGAGGAATTGATATAGGTGTTTTGCGTAAAACATACTTTCTTTGATTTAAACATAAAACATTATACCTGACAACTTTTCCAGATGAGTTCTTATCGTTAATAATACAATATAATGGAGTTTTCTCCAAACGGAGCTTTGCGTAAGTTAATTACGAATTGTTTAATTACGAATTACGAATGAGTAAACCGACTGTAGGGAGCGCTGCTTTAGCTAATGGGCGCAAAGCGACTACCGACTCTCAACTCCGGACTATTCACTAACTTTATCATATATGCAAAATTAATAAAAATAACATTACCCTATTGACCATTGGCTACCAACCTATATGGTGCAAGCGTCTTTCGCCTCGAAGAAAAATCGGGATTTATAAACTTGTGCCTATTATTGCGGAAGGGTCTCGCTTCCATGTTTTTGCAAAAAACAAGCATGCATGCTTGAACTTACTACGCCAGACACAAGCCTAGAGGCTTGCGCTAGGAGGTGGTGCGACAGCCTAAAGCTAAGGGCTAATAGCTTTAGGCTGTAGAAGCTCTCGACTAATCACTGTCATAGCTATCGGGTACGAAAAAAGTTGGTGACCCAGACCTGTAATTGTTGGTCGAAGTTGTGCTCCGTGTGGTCGCTGATAAACTTTTTGCGAAAAGCGGCTACCTGATAATCTTCTATGCCCAAATCATCTATTTTGGCAAAGAAACCCGCCAGGTTACCTTGGTCAATCAATCGTTGAAACTCTTTGATGTGCTGGCGGTTGACATCTAAAATGCCCTCCAGCAAGCGTTTGATAGATACTACAGAGTCGTGGTCGCACACCAGTTTGGGTATGCCCGCCTTGAGGTTTTTTTCCAGCGATTTTTTTCTAAAAGTATGCGCGGGTTGGTCAGGTTGTTGGCATTCCTCACAATAACAAGGAATCTTCTCGTCGAGTGGTGGATGGTTGAGTTCGCTATGAATGTGCTCGAAATGACTGCGAATCGTATACAGCAATTTATCGGCATCTACCCCCCACACCTCCAGGGCAATTTGTTTGGTGGCAAGGGCATCGTTGAGGGTGACTATAGCACTGCTTTGCTCTATCTGTAGCACCACACCATCGCGCCAAAACAAGTGTTCGATAATGTAGGGATGAATACGGCAAATAAACCGACTCATAATGCCTTTGGGCATAAACTTATAATGATACTCAAAGCGCAGTAAACGGGGGGCAGTTGCCTGCAAGACGGTATAATCGGGCAAGTTGAGTGGCTTCTGGGCGGGCAGTAGCTCAGGTACTATATAGTTGCCTTGATTGTCGAGGTTAAAAATAAGTTCAAAACGCTCCATAATCCGTAATAGAAACGCGTGTTTATCGTCAAAGCGTTCATCTTGCCAAATATCGTCTAGTTGTGCCTCGTGAAACTTACCCTCGGCTACTACCTGGCTGTCTAGCAGGCGGTAAGCGGCTTCGGTTGCCCACTCAGGTTTGAGCACCACAGTGTTTTTGAGCGAAAGATCGTCGCCAAAATGCAAAATGACCCCAATATCGTGCAATTGCTCAGCAAGAAAACCCGCCGCCTCCCGGCTCAACCCATGTTTTTCGCTTATGCGCAAATATTGTCGGTGCGAAATATAATCCTCCGTCATCGTCTCCAGCGCTTGACGCACCGCAAAACGGTCTTTGTTCCATATTTCGCGGGTATTGGGTAGCTTGAGCAGCTCTTTGGTTGCCATTTCGCGCAAAGCATCCATGCCTTCGCCCGTTTTACACGACGTTTCATGGAAATCGACAATGTTAGGAAAAGCCTTTTGCCAGTTTTGTTGGTTGATCTGTCCTTTGTACACATCTACCTTGTTTTGTACCACCAGCACCGGGGCATTGTCAGATAGCAACCGTACAATGTTGAGCCAATAATTAAACTCCGATTTGTCTTCGCCCTTGCGGGTTTCCCACACAAACACATATACCGAGTTTTTGGTCAAAAAGAACTGGTGAGTACCATAGTTGATTTCTTGCCCGGCAAAGTCCCAAATGTTTGCCGTAAAATCTATAGGTTTGCCTTCCCGGGTACAGCCCTCTGGTTTCCATTGCTTTATTTGAATACCCTTGGTAGTAGCACGCCCACCCACAAACGTATAGCCCGGAGTACTCATTGCCTCGGCAAGTTCGGTTTTGCCTACTTCGCCTACCCCCACAAATATCAACTTGGCTTCGTTCAACTCCCTTTGGTCGTCTTGGCGGGCAATAGAGTGTAGGTAGTCTTTGAGTTTTTGGATACCTATATTATAGGTTTCAAAAAGTTCTTGGGGGACGTTTTGAATGGGGTTGTTTTCAAGCTCAAGTACCAGTAACTGATGTAATTTATCGAAAAAGTGAACTGGAAGTTCGGTGATTTGGTTGTTTGCCAACACCAGTATTTTTAGCTCAATCAAGCCAGCCAAAGGGCAAATATCTTGAATTTGATTTACCCCTAATCCTAAACCAGTGAGCCTAGCCAAGCTTTGTAATGGACTCACATCCATTATTTGGTTTTGTGACAAATCCAATGTGTCTAATTGAAGCAGAGAATGAAGGGCTTGTACGTCTTGAATTTTATTATCTGTTAAAGTAAGTACTGTCAACTTTTGCAACTTTGCCAAAGGCTTAAGGCTTATGATTTTATTTTCGTTCAGGTAAAGTTTTCTTAATGTGATTAAACCTGCCAGGGGTGCAAGGTCTTTTATACGGTTTTTATTTAAAGATAAAGCCTCCAGTGTTTGAAGGCTTGCCAAGGGACTAAAATCTTCTATATGATTCTCATCCAAGCGTAAGTACGCCAGCGTCTCTAGGTTTGTCAAAGGGCTAAGGTCGGCTAATTGATTGGAGCGTAAGTAAAGGCTCCTCAAATTTTTATGCTGCTTTAAAGCTTGAATATCTGATAGTTGACAAGAATTGAGATATAAAGTAGTTAAATTGGGTAGACTTGGCAAAGTACCCAAATCTAAAGTCTGATTCCAGTTCAGGTTTAATGTTTTAAGGCTTTCTAGCCCTGCTAAAGGGCTGAGGTCAGCAATGGTGTTTTGGCTAAGGTTTAGTTTTTCCATTGTAGGAAAGTTTGCCAATACTTTAATATCACTAATATGATTAGAGCTTAGGTTTAAAGTTTGCAATTGAGTTAAACCAACCAAAGGCTGCAAATCTTCAATGCCCCACAGGTCACCATAACCTCCAGCAACCAATGCTTGTAAGTTAGAGGGTAAAGCTTGAGGGAGTTGTATTAAGTCATTGGTTTTCCCTTGATTATTACTTGATCTACTTAAATTATTGATACCATCAAAATCCACCCACTCATTACTCAAAATCAACGTCTCCAAATGAGTACACTCAGCAAGGCGTTTCAACACTGGTTCGGTGCCATCCAATCCACAGTTGCCCAGGTCGAGGGTAGGGTTTTTAGTTGCTAAACTTTCGTCAATCAGTTGCTTTGCCAAATCACTCATGCGTGTATGCTTGTCGTTTGATAGTTTTCAGAAGATTGAATATAGAACTTGTTTAAGGTTTCTCCAAATGATTCAAAACTAGCTTTTTGATTACCTGCTTCGTTGTGTAAATACTCATTTAGCCCTGATTTAGCGCTGCTAAACTCCGTCTTACACGCCTCGCCTGAAATCAAAAATTAAACAAGTTCATAAAAAAGATTTGATTCTTGGGTAGGGGTGGGAGTATTTTTTTATTGCCTGAGGGTTAATTTGTTGGTTGCCTAAAGGAGTACAGGTTATCTGAAAAAACAAAAAAGCCAACTACTTACAAAAAACGATAAGTAATTGGCTTGGCTATTTGGCACAATTTAAATATGCCGCCGCTTAAACCCTACTGCTAAGTACTTGCTTCGAAGTCCTGTTCTATGATTTCAAAAGGAACTTTCAGCGTAGCCTGATAGTCTTCTCCTGCTTCTATCATACGGTATTCTTCGGGCAAACTGTACCAGTTTATTTTTACTTGCCCTTTTCCAGAGTTATGGTATTGATCTAACATTTGCATGATCTCTAGCAACCTTTGCGAGCTGCCAGTATTGTAATACAATAACTTAAAATTAAAGGTAATAGGACCTTCGTATTGTTTGGTGTAGGCATCTATCCATTGAATAATGGGTAAATAAAAATCCATTGAATATTCACTAAATGACTCTCCGCTAATTTCGAAAACCTTGGTGTTGGCATCAAAAGAAACCTGGGGGGTGTCATGCTTTTCGGCGATAAAAAAATTTCTCACTTTATGTTATTTACTTTGATAATGTGTCTATAGAATAAATGTATTTACCTTTTACTTCGAGGCAAATACATTGACAACAAGCAGCACCTTATTTTTCTGGCAGTGCTTTGTTGATGAAACAAGACGTTTTTTTTTCTGCAAAGGAAATCAAAAAAATAATAATTTATCGAGTACCAAATGCAAGAAATATTACACTGTAACATCTTTTTTATACGATTTACTACATTTTCTTTGTTTTGTCCTTTTTTATGTGCCTTGGGTACAAACACGATCGGGGGCAATGGGGTAGGCTTCTTAGCAACAGGAGGGGGTAATGAAAAAATAGCCAAGCAGGAGCTTTTTTTTATCAAGAGTACCTCACCTTCTCGATGAATGCCCTGTTATTTTAGCTGAATTTTGTTCTTTGACGCACTTTAAAATTTATCCCACAGGATGGCTATATTCATAGCTACGTAAGTTTTTTGAGTAAAATCAGGGGAATAACGCCATTGGGCTAACTACAGCTTTACTTTGTCAGGTATTGAGTACTCTAGCTAAAAAAGCAAAGCCATTGGTTCATCAACCAATGGCTTTTAATTTATTATAAATGAATAGAAGACTAGATAAAAAATCAAGCGACCGTTACCTCATCTTGCAATACTATTTCGAAAGGTATTTGGATACTTGCCTGAAAGTCTTCACCTGCCTCTATGATACTGCTTTCGTCAGAGGTGGTATACCAATTTATTTTTACTTGCCCGCGCCCCGACTGGTGGTAGCGTTCCAGTAGCTTCATCATCTCATAAAACCTTTGTGAGCTTCCTGTATTGTAGTACAATAGCTTAAAGTTGAATGTAAGAGTGCCCTGGTGTTGTTTGGTGTAGGCATCTAACCACTGGATAATAGGCAAATAGAAGTCCATTGAGCACAGACCAAAAGACTCTCCTTTGATTTCAAAAACTTGAGTCGCAACGTCAAACGATACTTGTGGAGTATCCTGATTTTCGGGAATAAAGAAATTTCTCATTAATGTATATAATATTATTTTTATAAATAGGTTTGACCCAAATACAAAATAAGTATGATGTCTTGTGGTATAAGTACAGTATTTTGTAAGTGAAGCCGGTTGTTTTATGCAAAAGAAACAAAAAAAAGTATAATTTACTGACAACAGTTGTAAAAAATATTACCTTGTAACATCTACACTCAAATAAAACATATAAATTGAAGCCTTTCTGATACATGCTACCCCTCCTGTAAACATCGAAACACCCTGATTCACCTTCTTTGTAGTCGCATTTTATGCAGTTGGGCATAGTGCCCCTGCAATGCCAGTAATTCGGCATGGGTACCTTGTTCTTGTATGCTGCCTTTGTCCAATACTATAATTTTGTCTGCTTTTTGGATAGTAGACAGGCGATGAGCAATGATGATAGCAGTACGTCCTTTCATCAGTTTTTTGGTGGCATTTTGTATCAACCTTTCAGTTTCTGAATCTACCGATGAGGTTGCTTCATCCAATACAATAATTTGTGGGTCGTATACCATGGCTCTTATAAAAGCAATCATTTGGCGTTGTCCTACCGATAACGTAGCGCCACGCTCCATCACGTTGTAGTTGAGTCCTCCCGGAAAACGGGAAATAAATGTTTGTGCGCCTACCATCTCTATAGCTTCCCATAATTTTTGTTCGCTGATGTGGGTAGCACCCAACAAAATATTGTCTCTGAGCGATTGAGCAAACAAAAACACATCTTGCAACACAATGCCTATTTGTGACCGCAAAAAGCCAAGGCTGTAAGCCTCTATGGGGGTGTTGTCAAGCGTGATTGTTCCCCGGTTTTTTTCATAAAACCTACCCAACGCATTAATCACCGATGATTTGCCTGCTCCTGTAACACCTACCAGGGCGAGGGTTTCACCTGCTTTTACTTCAAACGATATGTCTTTTAGTACAGGCTCTCCCTGGTGATAGGCAAACCACACCTTATCAAACCTAATGTGCCCTTGTACCTGTGGGGGAGTGTAAGTGCCCCTGTCAGGAATTTGCTCTTGCACATCTATCATTCCCAAAATATGGTGCAGGCTTACCAAACCCGCTTGTAACACATTGAGGCGTTGGGCAAGGTTACGCACCGGACTAAACACCATGCGGATATACATGATAAAAGCTATTAATACTCCCAGCGATATTTCATTCTTTAATACACTACGTGCTCCATACCATACCAGCAAGCCAGTACCTCCTGCGGTGAGTGCTTCGGTAACGGGCAGGTATACCGACTCGTACCAAACTGATTTGAGGTATATTTTTTTGAAACGGTGGCTTACCTCCCGAAACTTTGCCTGTTCGTTTTGTTGTGCGCCAAACAGTTGAATAATGCGCATGCCACTTATTCGTTCCTGAACAAAAGCATTGAGTTCGGCTACAATGTCTCGTACTTCAGTCACCACTACTTTCATTTTCTCTTTAAACACAAACGAGCTCCACATAAACAAAGGCAACAGTGAGATGCTTACCATGGTAAGTTGCCAATGAGTGTAAAGCATAATGGTAAAAATAGTAATGGTAAAAAAAATGTCGGCAATGAGTGCCGCAATGCCCGCCGAAAGAATACCCGATA
This genomic window contains:
- a CDS encoding GIN domain-containing protein; amino-acid sequence: MFYAKHLYQFLLLLLVVSACDTRCLKPAGKTITTTRTVANFEHINIGLQCHVHSILQQADTPTPNNSQELTITASKNIIPYIQITDKDKLLNIGTAIPQCDRLTKRKAYLKIPYSQLRSISHSGYDVLESKDTLKSQRLDISANYQGDLRLLVHTDQLHAKLTHIGHINLAGITRYAFIHTSSDWSPPVGFGHFKGKHLQTKTCTVLHQAEGNVEVSVSDTLNATINGVGNIIYYGSPKVINQQGSGSGKLINGEL
- a CDS encoding leucine-rich repeat domain-containing protein; the protein is MSDLAKQLIDESLATKNPTLDLGNCGLDGTEPVLKRLAECTHLETLILSNEWVDFDGINNLSRSSNNQGKTNDLIQLPQALPSNLQALVAGGYGDLWGIEDLQPLVGLTQLQTLNLSSNHISDIKVLANFPTMEKLNLSQNTIADLSPLAGLESLKTLNLNWNQTLDLGTLPSLPNLTTLYLNSCQLSDIQALKQHKNLRSLYLRSNQLADLSPLTNLETLAYLRLDENHIEDFSPLASLQTLEALSLNKNRIKDLAPLAGLITLRKLYLNENKIISLKPLAKLQKLTVLTLTDNKIQDVQALHSLLQLDTLDLSQNQIMDVSPLQSLARLTGLGLGVNQIQDICPLAGLIELKILVLANNQITELPVHFFDKLHQLLVLELENNPIQNVPQELFETYNIGIQKLKDYLHSIARQDDQRELNEAKLIFVGVGEVGKTELAEAMSTPGYTFVGGRATTKGIQIKQWKPEGCTREGKPIDFTANIWDFAGQEINYGTHQFFLTKNSVYVFVWETRKGEDKSEFNYWLNIVRLLSDNAPVLVVQNKVDVYKGQINQQNWQKAFPNIVDFHETSCKTGEGMDALREMATKELLKLPNTREIWNKDRFAVRQALETMTEDYISHRQYLRISEKHGLSREAAGFLAEQLHDIGVILHFGDDLSLKNTVVLKPEWATEAAYRLLDSQVVAEGKFHEAQLDDIWQDERFDDKHAFLLRIMERFELIFNLDNQGNYIVPELLPAQKPLNLPDYTVLQATAPRLLRFEYHYKFMPKGIMSRFICRIHPYIIEHLFWRDGVVLQIEQSSAIVTLNDALATKQIALEVWGVDADKLLYTIRSHFEHIHSELNHPPLDEKIPCYCEECQQPDQPAHTFRKKSLEKNLKAGIPKLVCDHDSVVSIKRLLEGILDVNRQHIKEFQRLIDQGNLAGFFAKIDDLGIEDYQVAAFRKKFISDHTEHNFDQQLQVWVTNFFRTR
- a CDS encoding DUF1987 domain-containing protein — encoded protein: MRNFFIAEKHDTPQVSFDANTKVFEISGESFSEYSMDFYLPIIQWIDAYTKQYEGPITFNFKLLYYNTGSSQRLLEIMQMLDQYHNSGKGQVKINWYSLPEEYRMIEAGEDYQATLKVPFEIIEQDFEAST
- a CDS encoding DUF1987 domain-containing protein; this encodes MRNFFIPENQDTPQVSFDVATQVFEIKGESFGLCSMDFYLPIIQWLDAYTKQHQGTLTFNFKLLYYNTGSSQRFYEMMKLLERYHQSGRGQVKINWYTTSDESSIIEAGEDFQASIQIPFEIVLQDEVTVA
- a CDS encoding ABC transporter ATP-binding protein; its protein translation is MPVKEKATSQRKKLHWKIYHRLVEFVAPYRAYFYLLLFLAIITAVFRPSQAILVQLAVDNYILKNNYAGLVTISWWMVAVVLGQVLLTYAHTYLAAWLGQTVVRDIRMHVYRHLLSLRLRYYDQTPIGELMTRNITDVQTLSGILSAGIAALIADIFFTITIFTIMLYTHWQLTMVSISLLPLFMWSSFVFKEKMKVVVTEVRDIVAELNAFVQERISGMRIIQLFGAQQNEQAKFREVSHRFKKIYLKSVWYESVYLPVTEALTAGGTGLLVWYGARSVLKNEISLGVLIAFIMYIRMVFSPVRNLAQRLNVLQAGLVSLHHILGMIDVQEQIPDRGTYTPPQVQGHIRFDKVWFAYHQGEPVLKDISFEVKAGETLALVGVTGAGKSSVINALGRFYEKNRGTITLDNTPIEAYSLGFLRSQIGIVLQDVFLFAQSLRDNILLGATHISEQKLWEAIEMVGAQTFISRFPGGLNYNVMERGATLSVGQRQMIAFIRAMVYDPQIIVLDEATSSVDSETERLIQNATKKLMKGRTAIIIAHRLSTIQKADKIIVLDKGSIQEQGTHAELLALQGHYAQLHKMRLQRR